A single window of Nicotiana tomentosiformis chromosome 1, ASM39032v3, whole genome shotgun sequence DNA harbors:
- the LOC104093364 gene encoding uncharacterized protein gives MPKASQTPSKTKSSTKAEAKSKILKPKSKKNDKPSREPTPKPAFSSSIYSTIPTPSSFVPTAPIPIIPTSIVSPPSKETSHAPELHTKNTSKSAKVKATSRKYVKKVLEAATQIGTRVKESVIQGESGLGTNDQVPYPTSKLDVLVSNIDVAPLDTLPPISERSPVEKFMVEESVGDLGKKCKMRLLMALILVGHEEGDEGEKEEETVNNHEEHDFQNIPNEEEKSENERVFGDEKESDTDDKTGEHANNSTEEENQSEEEEVSESKGEDHEDMSESEGGNDESEQEEGNVSEESEGSMTIGNTVIAPSEEIGEVTRAKEIGSLLTPFTGDEEVSSDEDNMPLSKFHF, from the exons ATGCCTAAAGCCAGTCAAACACCCTCTAAAACTAAATCATCAACCAAGGCTGAAGCAAAATCCAAAATCTTGAAGCCCAAATCGAAGAAAAATGACAAGCCTTCAAGAGAACCCACACCTAAACCTGCTTTTTCTTCTTCGATATACTCTACCATACCTACCCCATCCTCCTTTGTTCCCACTGCTCCTATTCCTATCATTCCTACCTCCATTGTATCCCCTCCTTCAAAAGAAACTTCCCATGCACCTGAGCTTCATACGAAAAATACCTCTAAGTCAGCAAAGGTCAAAGCAACTTCAAGAAAATATGTCAAGAAAGTGCTTGAGGCTGCTACACAGATTGGCACTAGAGTCAAGGAATCAGTGATTCAGGGGGAATCAGGTTTAGGCACTAATGATCAGGTACCATATCCTACTTCCAAGTTAGATGTGTTGGTTTCTAATATAGATGTTGCACCCCTAGATACTCTTCCACCCATAAGTGAGAGGTCACCAGTGGAGAAATTCATGGTAGAAGAGAGTGTAGGGGATCTGGGAAAGAAG TGCAAAATGAGGCTtctgatggccttgattttagtTGGACATGAGGAAGGTGATGaaggtgaaaaagaagaagaaactgTGAACAACCATGAGGAACATGATTTTCAAAACATACCCAATGAAGAAGAAAAGAGTGAGAATGAGAGAGTATTTGGAGATGAGAAGGAGAGTGATACAGATGATAAGACAGGTGAACATGCTAATAATTCTACAGAAGAAGAAAATCAGAGTGAAGAAGAGGAGGTTTCTGAAAGTAAGGGTGAGGATCATGAAGATATGAGTGAGAGTGAAGGAGGTAATGACGAAAGTGAGCAAGAAGAGGGGAATGTGAGTGAGGAATCTGAAGGTTCTATGACAATTGGAAATACTGTCATAGCCCCTTCAGAAGAAATTGGTGAAGTGACAAGGGCTAAAGAAATTGGGTCTCTGTTAACTCCTTTCACTGGAGATGAAGAAGTTAGCAGTGATGAAGATAATATGCCTCTATCTAAATTTCACTTTTGA